Below is a window of Chloroflexota bacterium DNA.
CGAACTCGACGATGTTGTTCACCGACTCCTCGAAAATCCGCCGGCCCTTGTCGGCGGTCGCGAGGGTGGGCGTGCCCTGCGTGCCGTCGGTGGTGTAGGTGCTGGTCCAGCTATCCATCCGCACCGGGCCGGTGGCCCACAGGTCCACCCAGTGGTACTTGGACTTGCGCTGGTTGGTTTCGGTGATCTGGTCCTTGGCGAGGTCCATGTACACCATGTCGGGATCGAAGAAGAGCGCCAGCGAGGTCTCGGCCTCGCCGGCGTGGGCGCAGCCGCCGGGAAACTCGGACTCGCGCCAGGTCGCCATGAAGTCGGGGTCGGCGGCCATGAAGTGCCACCACCCGCCGATGCCCACCCAGGCGTCGCTCTCGAGCATGGCGCGCCGCGCGGCCAGCTCCAGCGGATTGATATTGGACCCATGGCCGTTGACCATGATGATCTTCTTGAACCCCTGGTAGGCCAGGCTCTTGAGGATGTCCACCACGTAGCGGATGAACGTCTCGTGGTGGATGGTCACCGTGCCGGGAAAGTCCATCACGTGCGACGTGTAGCCGTAGCTCACCGACGGCATCACCATGATGCGGCCGTTCGACCGCCGGGCTGCCTCCTC
It encodes the following:
- a CDS encoding creatininase family protein; amino-acid sequence: MAVTHRFQDMTWPEVNEAVTRGVIPLLPVGTVEQHGHHLPVKIDNWTSTEICEEAARRSNGRIMVMPSVSYGYTSHVMDFPGTVTIHHETFIRYVVDILKSLAYQGFKKIIMVNGHGSNINPLELAARRAMLESDAWVGIGGWWHFMAADPDFMATWRESEFPGGCAHAGEAETSLALFFDPDMVYMDLAKDQITETNQRKSKYHWVDLWATGPVRMDSWTSTYTTDGTQGTPTLATADKGRRIFEESVNNIVEFAEEFAAREMCPRVDHHVNPPTFSPPG